One Acidobacteriota bacterium DNA segment encodes these proteins:
- a CDS encoding TVP38/TMEM64 family protein, giving the protein MDSAAIGIPLDPVVAGYVYAHPPSIWLYVFMAAIGSVLGSLIPYGIGRAGGELLLLKHVDRQRFERLRDRFENQEFFAMMVPAMLPPPTPFKLFLLAAGVFEMRPLLFMSAIFSGRVVRFLILGFLVVRFGPGIVSLMTAIMARHLIWVILGFVFLICLFVYEFKFRRPRAAQREGPTQAL; this is encoded by the coding sequence ATGGACTCGGCGGCTATAGGGATCCCGCTGGATCCTGTCGTTGCCGGGTATGTTTATGCTCACCCTCCAAGCATTTGGCTGTACGTCTTCATGGCCGCAATTGGGTCGGTATTGGGAAGCTTGATCCCGTACGGGATTGGCCGCGCTGGAGGCGAACTGCTGCTCTTAAAACACGTCGATCGACAGCGGTTCGAGCGCTTACGAGATCGGTTCGAGAATCAGGAGTTCTTCGCCATGATGGTGCCGGCGATGCTGCCACCTCCCACTCCATTCAAGCTGTTTTTGCTGGCAGCCGGCGTTTTCGAAATGCGACCGCTCTTGTTCATGTCCGCCATTTTCAGCGGGCGAGTAGTTCGCTTTCTCATCCTTGGTTTCTTGGTAGTAAGGTTCGGGCCGGGAATCGTGAGCCTCATGACTGCAATTATGGCGCGGCATTTGATCTGGGTGATCTTGGGCTTCGTATTCCTGATCTGCTTGTTTGTGTATGAGTTTAAGTTCCGACGACCACGAGCAGCGCAGCGCGAAGGCCCGACACAGGCTCTCTAA
- a CDS encoding molybdenum cofactor biosynthesis protein gives MKLTAAVLTISDSSFRGEREDLSGPRLQQCLKDAGFEISITKTLPDEAQQIAAALRIAASQARFVLTTGGTGVSPRDVTPEATRKVCDRLLDGVGELMRAEGLKQTPFAVLSRGVCGTIGVSLVLNLPGNPAGAEQSLKVVLPVIPHALDLLAGKTAH, from the coding sequence GTGAAGCTCACTGCCGCCGTTCTCACCATCAGCGACTCTTCATTCCGCGGGGAACGCGAAGATCTTTCCGGACCCCGTCTCCAACAATGCCTGAAGGATGCTGGGTTTGAAATCTCGATAACGAAAACCCTGCCCGACGAAGCGCAGCAAATCGCAGCAGCACTGCGCATTGCGGCAAGTCAGGCCCGATTCGTACTCACTACAGGAGGCACAGGAGTTTCCCCACGGGACGTGACTCCGGAAGCCACTCGTAAAGTTTGTGATCGTCTACTCGACGGCGTGGGAGAACTAATGCGCGCAGAGGGGCTGAAGCAGACTCCATTCGCAGTGCTCTCGCGCGGAGTCTGTGGAACTATCGGCGTATCACTAGTGCTGAACCTCCCTGGAAATCCAGCGGGAGCAGAGCAGTCTCTGAAAGTGGTACTACCAGTGATACCTCACGCCCTCGATCTGCTGGCAGGAAAGACAGCACACTAA
- the moaC gene encoding cyclic pyranopterin monophosphate synthase MoaC, which produces MPRTLSHYDRRGRARMVDVSEKLPTKREAEASALVTMSKNVIASLPANPKGDPLEVARFAGIAAAKRTSDLIPMCHQLPLTFIDVTTRICENGVAIASKVTTTAKTGVEMEALVAASVAALTVYDMCKALDKGIVIEHIRLEKKSGGKSGTFTRKQRNSDSRRPESG; this is translated from the coding sequence ATGCCCCGCACGCTGTCCCACTACGATCGCCGCGGACGTGCGAGAATGGTCGACGTCTCCGAAAAACTGCCCACGAAGCGTGAAGCTGAAGCTTCCGCGTTGGTAACGATGTCGAAAAATGTGATCGCCTCACTGCCTGCGAATCCTAAGGGCGATCCGCTCGAAGTCGCACGGTTTGCTGGTATTGCCGCAGCGAAGCGCACTTCGGACCTGATACCAATGTGTCACCAGCTTCCACTTACGTTCATTGATGTGACCACTCGCATATGCGAGAATGGCGTCGCTATTGCCTCGAAAGTAACTACCACCGCAAAGACGGGAGTCGAGATGGAGGCGCTGGTAGCAGCCAGCGTTGCCGCCCTGACGGTCTACGATATGTGCAAGGCGCTGGACAAAGGCATCGTGATAGAGCACATTCGGCTGGAAAAGAAGTCCGGAGGCAAGAGCGGCACGTTCACTCGAAAGCAGAGAAACTCTGATTCGCGACGGCCGGAGAGCGGATAG
- a CDS encoding molybdopterin molybdenumtransferase MoeA encodes MATSKAQIRVERILSFDEARECVSGQAESLYQLPRQSEQVPILNSLGRTLAEEIIADRDFPPFPRATRDGYAVLAEDTRSIPAELRIVGQIRAGGELPTNFACLQRGQAVSIMTGAPVPRGADAVIMVEHAQSNRDAVRLLKSVTSGENIVPRGSEARAGSVLLSPGTRIAHPEIALAAAAGRSKFSVYSRPHVAILSTGDEVVPIESAPADNQIRNSNSFSLAAQVIAAGGEPVQLPIAPDEPTRLRELISQGLESDLLLLSGGVSSGEYDVVEDVLSDFSAEFLFTGVQIQPGKPLVFGRARCRHPSEHWTYFFGLPGNPISTMVTFELFASILVRALSGDTAHDPLRGTKARLGKELRTKTGLTRFLPAKVSGNWDDATVEPVKWQGSGDLAAFARADCLLVIPPDSEHFAPGEWMTVLPLHN; translated from the coding sequence ATGGCCACAAGCAAAGCTCAAATCCGGGTCGAGCGCATCCTAAGCTTTGACGAGGCGCGTGAGTGCGTATCTGGTCAGGCAGAGTCGCTGTATCAATTGCCGCGCCAAAGCGAACAGGTGCCGATCCTCAATTCGTTGGGCCGCACGCTGGCAGAGGAGATAATAGCCGACCGGGATTTCCCGCCTTTTCCCCGCGCGACTCGCGACGGATATGCCGTACTAGCGGAAGATACCCGATCAATTCCCGCCGAGCTAAGAATCGTCGGACAGATTCGCGCGGGTGGCGAACTACCTACTAATTTCGCGTGCCTTCAGCGCGGTCAAGCCGTTTCCATCATGACCGGCGCTCCTGTTCCTCGTGGAGCCGATGCTGTAATCATGGTGGAGCACGCGCAAAGCAATCGGGACGCGGTTCGGCTGCTGAAATCGGTCACAAGCGGAGAGAACATTGTGCCGCGTGGCTCCGAAGCTCGTGCAGGAAGTGTCTTGCTGAGCCCGGGAACTCGCATTGCGCATCCCGAGATCGCACTGGCGGCAGCGGCGGGTAGATCGAAGTTCAGCGTTTACTCTCGTCCTCATGTCGCGATCCTCAGTACTGGCGACGAGGTTGTTCCTATCGAATCCGCACCAGCCGATAACCAGATTCGTAACTCCAACAGCTTTTCTCTCGCAGCGCAAGTGATTGCCGCGGGTGGAGAGCCGGTTCAGCTTCCCATAGCCCCGGATGAGCCTACACGACTGCGCGAGCTGATTTCGCAGGGACTCGAAAGCGACTTGTTGCTACTCAGCGGCGGCGTATCATCCGGTGAGTACGACGTCGTAGAGGACGTGCTCTCGGATTTTTCTGCCGAGTTTCTGTTCACTGGCGTGCAGATCCAGCCAGGGAAGCCGCTTGTATTTGGACGGGCTCGTTGTCGTCATCCGTCGGAGCACTGGACGTACTTCTTCGGATTGCCTGGGAATCCCATCTCGACAATGGTCACTTTTGAACTGTTCGCAAGTATTCTGGTGCGAGCACTCTCAGGCGATACAGCGCACGACCCGTTGAGAGGAACAAAAGCGCGCTTGGGAAAAGAGCTCCGCACGAAAACGGGTCTCACGCGGTTCCTGCCTGCAAAGGTTTCGGGAAACTGGGATGATGCCACCGTAGAGCCTGTAAAGTGGCAGGGATCGGGCGATCTTGCAGCCTTCGCGCGAGCCGATTGTTTGCTCGTCATTCCTCCGGATAGTGAGCATTTCGCGCCAGGAGAGTGGATGACAGTATTACCTCTTCATAACTGA
- a CDS encoding 30S ribosomal protein S1 — MSNPSIPESQFNSDANESFDGLLSQYERSHQRKRESGNQVEGTVVAVSPESVFFDIGFKTEGILSLTDLQKTGKAVKPGDKLHVTVKARDPEGYYQLSLFKVIQPTDWASLEKAFLEKATISGTVTGLIKGGLSVDIGVRAFMPASRSGVRDAAEMEKLVEQEIRCKIIKLDVAEEDVVVDRRAVAEDEERIVRERRYSEMHEGDIVHGEVRSLADYGAFIDLDGVDGLLHVGEISWSRMNKPADVLSVGQQVEAKIIKIDPGPRRISLSIKQLQPHPWESVPGKYKVGERVRGVVTRVMDFGAFVELEPGVEGLIHISEMSWGKKVRKASDVVKPGDSVEAVILGLNPAERRISLGLKQALGDPWEEAAQKFIPGTAVEGPVTSIMNFGAFVQVAEGLEGMIHVSEISAEKRINHPRDILKVGQVVKAQVLALDKEKRQLRLSMKQLVPSSLDEYIAEHKEGDAVTGRVIEASGKEARVELGEGVLATCAAPSITGQIQETQAVTGANLSALTSMLSARWKGVGTSGTRSQQSEALAAGQIRSFRITKIDSDAKQIAVELA, encoded by the coding sequence ATGTCCAATCCCAGCATTCCCGAATCCCAATTCAATTCCGATGCGAACGAATCCTTCGATGGATTGCTCTCGCAATACGAGCGAAGCCACCAGCGCAAACGTGAATCCGGCAACCAGGTGGAAGGCACAGTCGTCGCTGTTTCACCAGAATCCGTATTCTTCGACATAGGCTTCAAGACCGAAGGCATCCTGTCTCTGACTGATCTTCAGAAGACCGGCAAGGCCGTAAAACCCGGCGACAAACTCCACGTCACCGTCAAAGCACGCGATCCAGAAGGCTACTACCAACTCTCGCTGTTCAAAGTGATTCAGCCAACTGACTGGGCCTCACTCGAAAAGGCCTTCCTCGAGAAGGCCACCATTTCGGGAACGGTTACTGGTCTCATAAAAGGCGGTTTGAGCGTCGATATCGGAGTGCGCGCTTTCATGCCGGCTTCGCGCAGCGGAGTTCGCGATGCAGCTGAGATGGAGAAGCTGGTCGAGCAGGAAATTCGCTGCAAGATCATCAAGCTCGATGTTGCCGAAGAGGATGTTGTCGTCGACCGTCGTGCAGTCGCCGAAGACGAGGAGCGCATCGTCCGAGAGCGGCGTTACTCCGAAATGCACGAAGGTGACATCGTGCACGGAGAGGTACGTAGCCTCGCCGATTACGGGGCCTTCATCGATCTCGACGGAGTCGATGGTCTGCTGCACGTAGGGGAAATCTCCTGGAGCCGCATGAACAAGCCCGCTGATGTGTTGTCAGTTGGCCAGCAAGTCGAAGCCAAGATCATAAAAATCGATCCTGGGCCGCGGCGCATTTCGCTCAGCATAAAGCAACTCCAGCCGCATCCATGGGAGTCTGTACCCGGCAAATACAAAGTTGGCGAGCGCGTGCGAGGCGTCGTTACGCGTGTGATGGACTTCGGAGCATTCGTGGAACTCGAGCCCGGCGTGGAAGGATTGATTCACATCTCTGAGATGTCGTGGGGAAAGAAGGTCAGGAAGGCAAGCGATGTAGTGAAGCCGGGCGATAGCGTTGAGGCGGTAATCCTCGGCCTCAACCCGGCAGAACGACGAATCTCGCTCGGTCTAAAACAAGCTCTCGGAGACCCCTGGGAAGAGGCTGCGCAGAAGTTCATTCCGGGAACGGCTGTTGAGGGGCCAGTCACCAGCATCATGAACTTTGGAGCATTCGTCCAGGTTGCAGAGGGCCTCGAAGGAATGATTCACGTCAGCGAGATCAGCGCCGAGAAGCGTATCAATCATCCGCGCGACATCCTGAAGGTCGGGCAAGTTGTGAAGGCGCAGGTGCTCGCTCTCGACAAGGAGAAACGCCAGCTTCGCCTGAGCATGAAGCAACTCGTGCCAAGCAGCCTGGATGAGTACATCGCGGAGCACAAGGAGGGAGACGCTGTTACGGGCCGCGTAATTGAAGCGTCGGGCAAAGAAGCGCGGGTGGAGTTGGGGGAAGGCGTTCTCGCGACTTGCGCAGCCCCTTCAATCACAGGGCAAATACAGGAAACGCAGGCAGTAACCGGCGCTAACCTGTCGGCGCTCACCTCCATGTTGAGCGCGCGTTGGAAAGGAGTAGGGACAAGCGGGACCAGGAGCCAACAATCAGAGGCTCTCGCTGCAGGTCAAATCCGCAGCTTCCGGATAACAAAGATAGATTCAGATGCGAAGCAGATTGCGGTAGAACTCGCGTAG
- the rpoC gene encoding DNA-directed RNA polymerase subunit beta', producing the protein MYRSSPFDLGNNITDFDSIRISLASPERIRSWSHGEVTKPETINYRTFKPERDGLFCARIFGPVTDWECLCGKYKRMKHRGVICDKCGVEVTLSKVRRERLGHIELASPCSHVWFFKGLPSRIGHLLDISLRELESVLYFESYVVLDPGDAPVKEAEVIKEETKFRELDQQFRATGFKAMMGAEAIKELLKRVEIEELSTELREKMKHETSLQKRLKYAKRLKVVEAFRKSGNKPQWMILDVIPVIPPELRPLVPLDGGRFATSDLNDLYRRVINRNNRLKKLMDLHAPEVIVRNEKRMLQEAVDALFDNGRRGRVLRGANNRPLKSLSDTLKGKQGRFRQNLLGKRVDYSGRSVIVVGPELKLHQCGLPKKMALELFKPFIYHRLEQTGQCTTIKQAKEMVEQQEPAVWDILEEVIKDHPVLLNRAPTLHRLGIQAFEPVLVEGKAIKIHPLVCTAFNADFDGDQMAVHIPLSPEAQVEASVLMLASHNILSPASGQPITVPTQDMVLGLYYLTKGRPGAKGEGRAFATVEDVLLALEAQQVETLSPIRLRYTGEVIDLTNAYDDQDILHTEPANYERQYLNTTVGRVILNDSLPKGMPFINGLLKKKGVGQLVNYAYLRFGLETTVKMLDGIKQLGFNYATRAGLSIGIDDMVIPDDKYTLVKDAEKRVIDVQQQYLDGAITNGERYNKVIEIWSGITEKVADEMFDVLKEQDKAGAINPIYVMADSGARGSKQQIRQLSGMRGLMAKPSGEIIETPITANFREGLNVLQYFISTHGARKGLADTALKTADSGYLTRRLVDVAQDVIVSEQDCGTLDGIYVGSIVESGEIIEPLRDRIVGRVSLEKIKDYEGNVIVDVNGEITEDLAIAIQAAGIERVKIRSVLTCESKRGVCIMCYGRNLASGRMVELGEAVGVIAAQSIGEPGTQLTMRTFHIGGTASRVSEQSRLEAKNNGSVRFINLQTVKSKSGDLVVMNRAGSIAIVDERGREKERYSVVYGAKLKVGDGDHVQLGQVLVEWDPYTFAILTEIGGTVQFKDLQEGVTLHEEVDEVTGLSRHVVGESPDEKRQPAIVIKGGKNTRRYLMPSRAHLMVQDGDEVYPGDVLAKIPRETTKTKDITGGLPRVVELFEARKPRETAIISEIDGVVKFGEVAKGQRKIYVTADNGTEKEYSVPRGVHINVQEGERMKAGEPLMDGPLNPHDILAVLGEKELQGYLVNEIQEVYRLQGVNISDKHIETIVRQMMRWVKVEDVGDTSFLLEQQTDKFRFREENERVIANGGRPATGRPLLLGITKASLSTESFISAASFQETTRVLTEASIQGAVDHLRGLKENVIVGRLIPAGTGMEYYRNVRLSPELEQAAAKVQEEVSQAYAEAERALEIMRQEGETEELAAE; encoded by the coding sequence TTGTACCGTTCGAGCCCGTTCGATCTCGGCAATAACATCACTGACTTCGACAGCATCCGGATCTCCCTGGCGTCGCCAGAGCGAATCCGGAGCTGGTCGCATGGCGAGGTCACCAAACCGGAAACCATTAACTACCGCACCTTCAAGCCGGAGCGCGATGGACTCTTCTGCGCCCGCATCTTCGGCCCCGTAACCGATTGGGAGTGTCTCTGCGGCAAGTACAAGCGCATGAAGCACCGCGGAGTCATCTGCGACAAGTGCGGCGTTGAAGTTACACTCTCCAAAGTCCGTCGCGAGCGTCTCGGCCACATCGAGCTTGCGTCGCCCTGCTCGCATGTTTGGTTCTTTAAGGGACTACCTTCGCGTATCGGCCACCTGCTAGATATCTCGCTGCGTGAACTCGAGTCGGTCCTCTACTTCGAGTCCTATGTAGTGCTCGATCCCGGCGATGCTCCCGTAAAGGAAGCCGAGGTCATCAAGGAAGAGACCAAGTTCCGCGAACTCGATCAGCAGTTCCGCGCTACCGGCTTCAAGGCAATGATGGGCGCTGAAGCGATTAAAGAGCTACTCAAGCGTGTGGAGATCGAGGAACTCTCGACCGAACTGCGCGAGAAGATGAAGCACGAGACTTCTCTTCAGAAGCGACTCAAGTATGCAAAGCGGTTGAAGGTGGTCGAGGCTTTCCGTAAATCGGGCAACAAGCCTCAATGGATGATCCTCGACGTGATCCCGGTCATTCCACCGGAGCTGCGTCCTCTGGTGCCGCTGGACGGCGGACGCTTTGCGACCTCCGATCTGAACGATCTGTATCGTCGCGTGATCAACCGCAACAACCGTCTGAAGAAGCTGATGGATCTCCACGCTCCCGAAGTGATTGTGCGCAACGAAAAGCGCATGCTCCAAGAAGCGGTGGATGCGCTATTCGACAACGGCCGTCGGGGCCGCGTGCTGCGCGGAGCTAACAATCGCCCACTGAAGTCGCTTTCAGACACGCTGAAGGGAAAGCAGGGACGCTTCCGCCAGAACCTGCTCGGAAAGCGCGTGGATTACTCGGGACGTTCGGTAATCGTGGTTGGTCCCGAATTGAAACTCCATCAGTGCGGCCTGCCGAAGAAGATGGCTCTCGAGCTGTTCAAGCCATTCATCTATCACCGTCTGGAGCAAACCGGACAGTGCACGACCATCAAGCAAGCAAAAGAAATGGTCGAGCAGCAGGAGCCGGCGGTATGGGACATCCTCGAAGAAGTGATTAAAGATCACCCGGTACTCTTGAACCGCGCACCAACGCTCCACCGTCTTGGTATTCAGGCCTTTGAGCCAGTGTTGGTGGAAGGAAAAGCCATCAAGATTCACCCGCTGGTGTGCACGGCGTTTAACGCTGATTTTGACGGAGATCAGATGGCGGTTCACATTCCGCTCTCTCCAGAAGCCCAGGTAGAAGCCAGTGTGTTGATGCTGGCGTCGCACAACATTCTGTCGCCTGCGTCAGGACAGCCGATCACCGTTCCCACTCAGGACATGGTGCTCGGTCTCTACTACCTGACCAAAGGCAGACCAGGAGCGAAGGGCGAAGGCCGCGCGTTCGCAACTGTCGAAGACGTGTTGCTTGCGCTTGAGGCCCAGCAAGTGGAGACGCTGAGCCCAATCCGTTTGCGCTACACCGGCGAGGTCATCGACCTTACCAATGCCTACGACGATCAGGACATCCTCCACACCGAACCAGCAAACTACGAACGCCAGTACCTGAACACGACGGTCGGACGGGTAATTCTCAACGATTCACTTCCCAAAGGCATGCCTTTCATTAACGGGCTGCTGAAGAAGAAGGGAGTCGGACAGCTTGTCAATTACGCGTACTTGCGCTTCGGTCTCGAGACGACGGTCAAGATGCTCGACGGTATCAAGCAGCTTGGCTTCAACTACGCCACGCGCGCTGGATTGTCGATCGGCATCGATGACATGGTCATTCCCGATGACAAGTACACGCTCGTCAAAGACGCCGAGAAGCGCGTGATCGACGTTCAGCAGCAGTACCTGGACGGAGCTATCACCAATGGCGAGCGCTATAACAAGGTCATCGAAATCTGGTCGGGCATTACGGAAAAAGTTGCCGACGAGATGTTCGACGTACTCAAGGAGCAGGACAAGGCTGGCGCGATCAATCCGATCTACGTTATGGCCGACTCCGGCGCTCGCGGATCGAAGCAGCAGATTCGTCAGCTCTCCGGTATGCGCGGACTGATGGCCAAGCCCTCGGGCGAGATCATCGAGACGCCAATTACCGCCAACTTCCGCGAAGGTCTGAACGTGCTGCAGTACTTCATCTCTACGCACGGTGCGCGTAAGGGTCTGGCCGATACGGCGCTCAAGACCGCCGACTCGGGCTACCTCACGCGTCGTCTGGTCGACGTGGCGCAGGACGTGATTGTCTCCGAGCAGGATTGCGGAACGCTCGACGGCATCTACGTCGGTTCCATTGTGGAATCAGGCGAGATCATCGAGCCCTTACGCGACCGCATCGTTGGCCGCGTGTCACTCGAGAAGATCAAGGACTACGAAGGAAACGTGATCGTCGACGTAAACGGTGAGATCACGGAAGATCTTGCGATTGCGATTCAGGCTGCAGGCATCGAGCGAGTCAAGATTCGCTCTGTGCTCACCTGCGAATCGAAGCGCGGAGTCTGCATCATGTGCTACGGACGTAACCTTGCCTCCGGCCGCATGGTCGAGCTTGGCGAGGCAGTGGGCGTGATCGCTGCGCAGTCGATCGGGGAGCCGGGAACGCAGCTCACGATGCGTACCTTCCACATCGGCGGTACGGCATCGCGAGTCTCGGAGCAGTCACGACTCGAAGCCAAAAACAACGGTTCGGTGCGCTTCATCAACCTCCAGACTGTGAAGTCGAAGTCCGGAGACCTGGTGGTCATGAACCGAGCTGGATCCATCGCGATCGTTGACGAGCGTGGCCGCGAAAAAGAGCGGTACTCGGTCGTGTACGGCGCGAAGCTCAAAGTCGGCGATGGCGATCATGTACAGCTCGGTCAGGTGCTGGTCGAATGGGATCCATACACCTTCGCGATCCTCACAGAAATCGGCGGCACGGTGCAGTTCAAGGACTTGCAGGAAGGGGTCACGCTGCACGAAGAAGTGGACGAGGTCACCGGACTCTCGCGTCACGTTGTGGGCGAGTCGCCGGACGAGAAGCGTCAGCCGGCGATCGTGATCAAGGGAGGCAAGAACACTCGGCGTTACCTCATGCCAAGCCGCGCGCACCTTATGGTGCAGGACGGCGATGAGGTCTATCCGGGCGACGTGCTGGCCAAGATCCCGCGTGAAACTACGAAGACCAAGGACATCACCGGCGGTCTGCCGCGTGTGGTCGAACTCTTCGAGGCCCGCAAGCCGCGCGAAACCGCCATTATCAGCGAAATTGATGGCGTGGTGAAGTTCGGCGAAGTGGCCAAAGGACAGCGCAAGATCTATGTCACTGCGGACAACGGAACCGAAAAAGAATACTCGGTTCCGCGTGGTGTCCACATCAACGTGCAGGAAGGCGAACGCATGAAGGCGGGCGAACCGCTCATGGACGGTCCGCTCAACCCGCACGATATCCTCGCGGTGCTCGGCGAGAAGGAATTGCAGGGCTACCTGGTGAACGAGATCCAGGAGGTCTATCGGCTGCAGGGCGTGAACATCTCTGACAAGCACATCGAGACAATTGTTCGCCAGATGATGCGCTGGGTGAAAGTCGAGGATGTGGGAGACACGTCGTTTCTGCTCGAACAGCAGACCGACAAATTCCGCTTCCGGGAAGAGAACGAGCGCGTAATCGCCAACGGCGGCCGCCCGGCAACGGGACGCCCGCTGCTGCTCGGCATCACCAAGGCTTCGCTCTCGACGGAGTCGTTCATCTCGGCGGCTTCGTTCCAGGAGACCACGCGCGTGCTCACCGAAGCGTCCATTCAGGGCGCGGTTGATCACCTGCGCGGACTCAAGGAGAACGTCATCGTGGGACGCCTCATTCCAGCCGGTACCGGCATGGAGTACTACCGCAACGTGCGCCTCTCGCCAGAACTCGAGCAGGCCGCTGCCAAGGTACAAGAGGAAGTCTCGCAAGCCTACGCCGAAGCCGAGCGCGCATTGGAGATCATGCGCCAGGAAGGTGAAACGGAAGAACTGGCTGCAGAGTAG